TGGCCCGGGCCGCGGACGACATCGCGCGCCACATGCAGGCCCAGGCGCAGGGCACGCTGGACGAGGTGCAGCGGCTGGTGCACGCCGCGGCAGAGGCGCCCCGCGCAGCCGCCCAGGCCATGGGCGAGCTGCGCCAGCAGATCACCGACAGCATCGCGCGCGACAACGCCATGCTGGACGAACGCGCGCGCCTGCTCGAAACCCTGTCCACGCTGCTCGGTGCCGCCGGCCGCGCCGCCGACGAGCAGCGCAGCGCCATCGACGCGCTCGTGGCCCAGGCCGCCGGCGCCATGGAGCGCGCGGGCGGCCGCGTTCGCCGAGACGCTCGACACGCAGGCGGGCCGCCTGGAAGGCGCGGCCGCGCAGGTCGCCGCCGGCGCCATCGAGGTCGCGAGCCTGGGCGAGGCCTTCGGCGGCGCGGTGCAGCTCTTCGGCCAGGCCAGCGAGCAGATGCTCGCGCAGCTGCAGCGCATCGAGGCCGCCATGGACAAGTCGCTCGCGCGCAGCGACGAGCAGCTCGACTACTACGTGGCCCAGGCGCGCGAGGTGATCGAGCTGAGCGTGGGTGCGCAAAAGCAGATCATCGACGGCCTGCAGCAGGTGGCCGCGCAGCGTGCCGAGGAGAGCGCGGCATGACGGTGCACGCGGGCGGTGAACTCGACGACGGCCTGGAGCCCGCGGCCCCCGTGTGGGCCGTGTTCGGCGACCTGATGGGCGGCGCGCTGGGCGCGTTCGCGCTCATCCTCGTGTGCGCTTTGGGCATGCAGATGGAGCTGGCCGAGCGCCTCAAGACCGAGCAGCGCCAGCGCGCCGAGCAGGCCCGCCGCCTCACGACACTGGAGCAGGCCCTGGCCGGGCCGCTCGCGGCGGGGCGCGTCACGCTGCAGGACGGGCGCATCGGCATCAGCGGCAGCGTGCTGTTCGCCTTCAACTCCGACGAGCTCCAGCCCGAGGGGCGGCAGCTGCTGCGCAGCCTGTCCGCGCCGCTGGCCGCCTACCTGCGCGAGCGCGGCGAGATCCTCATGGTGAGCGGCTTCACCGACGACCGTCCCATGCGCGGCGGCGGTGGCAATGCGCGCTTCGCCGACAACTGGGAATTGTCGGCCCAGCGCGCCCTGACCGTCACGCGCGCGCTCATCGACGAGGGCATTCCCTCGGCCCAGGTGTTCGCCGCCGCGTTCGGCGCCGAGCAGGCCGTGGCGTCGAATGCCGACGCCGAGGGCCGGGCGCGCAACCGCCGCGTGGAGATGGCCCCCATGCCGCGCCCCGCGCGCCGCGTGCAATAAGGGGCTGGGCGTGGACCCCGTGCGATCGCTCTTCATGGAGGCGCTGGCGCGCCGGGCCGCCGCGCAGGCCGGGCAGGCGCGCCGTCTGCTCGATGCGCGGCTGGCCGTCTTGATGGCCGAATGCGGGCAGCCCGGCGCCGCCGACGGGCCCGTGGCCGCAGCTGCCTGCCGCCCGCCCGCAGGGCGCGCTGGGCACCCTGGCCCGGGAGCTGGCGCGCGGCCACGGGGAGGCCGCACCCGAAGGCGCGGCCCTCGCGCAGCGTGAGCTGCACACGCTGCGGCGCTTTCGCGCCACCTGGACGCGCCTGTCCGCCGAGGAGCGGCTGCGCCAGGCGCTGGCGCAGGTGCCGCCGCAGGCCGGGCCGCTCAACTCGCACCACCTCGTGCACCGCGCGCTGGTGTTGATGCGCGAGACCTCGCCCGAATACCTGCAGCGCTTCGTGCCCTACGTGGATGCGCTGCTCGCGCTCGACCGGATGCAGGCCCCGCCGCCGCCCGCGCCAGCGCCGGTGCGCAGCCGCCGCGCGGCGGCTAGCCGGGCCGCCGTTCGTAGGTCACGAAGCTGAACGGCAGGCCGCCGCTGCCCACGTGGCGGCTGCGCGCCACTTCCTGCCACTCGGGGCCGAGCTGGGGGGCATGGGCGTCGCCGTCGAAGTCGCGTCCGATCTCGGTCACCTCGATGCGGGTGGCCAGGGGCAGGGCCTGGGCGTAGATCTGTGCGCCGCCGATGATCCATGCCTCGGAACCCGTCTGCTCTGCCACCGATAGCGCCTCGCGCAGGCTGGATGCGCGCTGGGCGCCGATTTCGTTCCAATCCGCCTGGCGCGTGACGACGATGTTCGCGCGCCCCGGCAGTGGGCGGAAGCGCGCGGGCAGCGAGTCCCAGGTCTTGCGGCCCATGATGACCGGGTGGCCCTGGGTCAGCCGCTTGAAGTGCGCGAGGTCCTCGGGCAGGTGCCAGGGCATGGCGCCGTCCTTGCCGATGACGCCGTTGGCGGCGCGCGCGTAGATCAGGTGCACGTTCATACGGCCACCGGCGCCTTGATGGGTGGGTGCGGGTCGTAGCCCTCGACCTCGAAGTCTTCGTACCCGTAGTCGAAGATCGACGGCGGGCGGCGCTTGATGCGCAGCGTGGGGTAGGGCCGGGGCTCGCGCGCGAGCTGCGTGCGCACCTGCTCGAAGTGGTTGCTGTAGATGTGGCAGTCGCCGCCGGTCCAGATGAAGTCGCCCACCTCCAGGTCGCACTGCTGCGCCAGCATGTGGGTGAGCAGGGCGTAGCTGGCGATGTTGAAGGGCACGCCGAGGAAGATGTCGGCGCTGCGCTGGTAGAGTTGGCAACTGAGCCTGCCCTCGGCCACGTAGAACTGGAAGAAGGCGTGGCAGGGCATCAGGGCCATCTTGTCGAGCTCGGCCACGTTCCAGGCGCTCACGATGATGCGGCGGCTGTCGGGGTTGGTCCTGAGCTGCTCCACCACCTGGCTGATCTGGTCGATGTGACCGCCGCCGGGCGTGGGCCAGCTGCGCCACTGCACGCCGTACACGGGGCCCAGGTCGCCGCTCGTAGGGTCGGCCCATTCGTCCCAGATGGTCACGCCGCGCTCCTGCAGCCAGCGCGCGTTGCCGCTGCCCTGCAGGAACCACAGCAGCTCCAGGATGATGGACTTGAGATGCACCTTCTTGGTGGTGACGAGCGGGAAGCCCTCGCGCAGGTCGAAGCGCATCTGATGGCCGAACACGCTCCTCGTGCCCGTGCCCGTGCGGTCGCCCTTGGCGACGCCATGCTCGAACACATGGCGCATGAGGTCTTCGTATTGGTGGCGGATGGGGCGGTGCGTCATTTTTTTGAATGGAAAGTGGCTCCAGCGCTTGACTGAAAAGCGCTGGAAGCTCCTATTTTTGAAGAATGCAGCCCGGGTTCATGAGGCCCTGCGGGTCCAGCGCCTGCTTGATGGCGCGCATCATGGACAGGGCCACGGGCGACTTGTAGTGCGCGAGCTTGTCGGCCTTGAGCACGCCCACGCCGTGCTCGGCGGAGAACGATCCGTGGAACAGTGCTACGGCGTCGTAGACCAGCTGGTTCACGCGGTCTTCCTGCGTGCGCAGGAACTCGCGCGCGTCGCCGCCCTCGGGCGCCTGCACGTTGTAGTGCAGGTTGCCGTCGCCCAGGTGGCCGAAGTTGACCAGGCGCACGCCGGGGATCTCGCGCTGCAGGAGTGCATCGGTGTGCTCGACGAACGCCGGGATGCGCGATGCGGCGATGGAGATGTCGTGCTTGATGTTCAGGCCCTCCTCGGCCTGGGCCAGCGGGATGCTCTCGCGGATGTGCCACAGCTCGTGCGCCTGCGACAGGCTCTCGGCCACCACGGCGTCGAGCACGCAGCCGTCCTCGAAGGCGAACTCCAGCAGCGCCTCGAAGCGCTCGCGCGCGTGCTCCTCGGACTCGCTGTCGCTGTTTTCCAGCAACACGTAGTAGGGCGGGGCGCCGTCGAGCCCCGCGAAGGGCACGCGCAGCTGCGGCATGTGCTTGATGACCAGCGACAGCGCGAACCGGCCCATGACCTCGAAGCCCGTGAGCCCCGCGCCCAGGTGCTGGTGCGCCAGGCCCAGCAGGCGCACGGCGGCCTGCATGGACGGCACGGCGGCCCAGGCCGTGAGCCGCGCGGCGGGCTGGGGGAAGAGCTTCATGGTGGCCGCGGTGATCACGCCCAGCGTGCCCTCGCTGCCGATGAACAGATCGCGCAGGTCGTAGCCGGTGTTGTCCTTGCGCAGGCCGGACAGGCCGTCCCACACCTCGCCCTGGGGCGTGACCACCTCCAGGCCCAGGCACAGCTCGCGCGTGTTGCCGTAGCGCACCACCTGCGTGCCGCCGGCGTTGGTGCCCAGGTTGCCGCCTATGGTGCAACTGCCCTCGGCCGCCAGGCTCAGGGGGAACAGCAGGCCTTCCTTGTCGGCGGTCTCCTGCAGGCTTTGCAGGATGCAGCCGGCCTCCACGGTCATGGTCAGGTTGTCGCGGTCGATGGCGCGCACCTGGTTCATGCGCGTGAGGCTCAGCACCACCTGGGTGCCGCTGCCGTCGGGCGTGCTGCCCACCGACAGGCCGGTGTTGCCGCCCTGCGGCACCATCGGGCTGCCGGCGGCGGCGCAGGCCTTGACCACGGCCGCCACCTCGGCGGTGGAGGCGGGGCGCACCACGGCCAGGGCCTTGCCCTTGACGCGCTTGCGCCAGTCCTGTTCATAGGCCGTGAGGTCGCCATCGGTGAGCACATGGGCGGCGCCGACGATCTGGCGCAGGGAGTCGAGCAGGGCAGTGGTCATGTCGGATCGGCAGCAGGAGTGGGTGGAGTAGACGTATGCGTCCTGACGGCGCGCTGGCGCAGGCGCACGTGCAGGGCGCAGGCGGTGAACAGCAGCAGGCACAGCGCGATCTCGGCGCCGGCCAGCCAGTTGCCGGGGGCCGGGTCGCTCCAGGCGCGCACCACGCCTTCGGTGAAGTACAGCCACACCAGCAGGCTGACCCAGCGGTAGGTGTACATGCGCCGCTTGAGCAGGCCCGCCAGCGGCACGGCCAGCGGCAGCGCCTTGAGCGCCAGCCACGAGCCGCCGGGGCGCAGGGGGGCGAGCCACAGCTCCCATGCCAGGCTGAGCACGATCAGGCCCAGCAGGCTGCCCACGGCCAGCCAGCGCGTCGCAGCCACGTCGGTGGTCACAGGAGGGGGCAGGGGGACGATTTCGGAATGCATGGGGCTGGCATCATATCGGCCATGTCCTTGTCCCCACCCCTTGCGCAGCGTATCGAGGCCTGGATCGCGCAGCTGTCGCACTTCCCCTGGCGCACCACGGCGCACATGCTGCGCGAGCGCTTCCGCGAAGACCGGCTGGGGCTCACCGCCAGCAGCCTCACGTTCACCACGCTGCTGGCGCTGGTGCCGTTCTTCACGGTGGCACTGGCCGTCTTCTCGGCGTTCCCCATCTTCGGCCAGATGCAGCAGGTGCTGCAGCGCTGGCTGGTGGACAGCCTGGTGCCCGACAGCATCTCGCGCCCGGTGCTGGGCTACCTCACGCAGTTCTCGGCAAAGGCCAGCGGCCTGGGCATGGCGGGCTTTTCCGTGCTCATGGTCACGGCGCTGGCGCTGATCCTGACCATAGACCGCACGCTCAACACCATCTGGCGCGTGCGCCGCCTGCGGCCGCTGGGCCAGCGCGTGCTGATCTACTGGGCCGCCATCACGCTTGGCCCCCTGGTGCTTGCGGCCAGCCTGGCGCTGACCACCTCGATGGCCAGCGCCGCCTCGCGCGGCCTGGGCGCCACGCTGCCCGGCGGCACGCGCCTTCTGCTGGACTCCATCGAGTTCCTGGTGCTGGCCGCGGGCGTTGCGGCCATGTACCGCTACGTGCCCAACACCCAGGTGCACTGGCGCTACGCCTGGGCGGGCGGCCTGTTCGTGTCGGTGGGCATGGAACTGGCCAAGAAGGGGCTGGCGCTGTACCTGGCCTCGGTGCCCACCTATTCGGTGCTCTACGGCACCTTCGCCACGCTGCCCATCCTGCTGCTGTGGATCTACGTGGCCTGGGTCATCGTTCTGCTGGGCGCCGTGGTCGCGGCCTATCTGCCCAGCCTGCTGGCCGGCGTGGCGCGGCCAGCAGGCGGGCAGGGCTGGACTTTCCTGCTGGCCGTGGAGGTGCTGCAGCAGCTGCACGGTGCGCGCGGCCAGTCGGCCCACGGCCTCACGGCCGCGCAGCTGGCGCAGATGCTGCGCGTTGACGTGCTGCAGCTTGAACCCGTGCTGGACGCGCTCATGGGCCTGGGCTGGGTGGTGCAGGTCAACGAAACCGCCGCCGGCGCGCCGGGCTCGGCGGACGCGCGCCACCTGCTGCTGGCCGACCCCGCCACCACCGCCATGGAGCCGCTGGTGCAGCGCTTGCTGCTGGAGCGCACCGGGCCGCTGGAACGCTTCTGGGCCAACACGGGGCTGGAGGTGCTCAAGCTGGCCGACGTGCTGGAGCGTCCGCGCTAGGTTTCCAGGGTGAGGCTTAGGTTGGTTAATTTGGGGCATGGTTTATTGGGTTATTGGGGGTCGTTATTGGGGGTCGCGTTATTGGGGGTCGGATTCCAATTTCCCTCAGGAAATTGCAGAGAATTGGAATCTGACCCCAATAACCATGACCCCAATAACCAATAAACCGGTGACCTCCGACAAGCCCGGCCCCAAAAGCGATCACGCAGCCCGCGCCACGCTGCGCTGCAGGATGCCCCGCAGCATGGCCTGCAGCAGCGGCTGCAGCGGGTCGACAGGCGGGGCGGGGGCCTGCAGGGCGGCCGTCAGCTGCGGCCAATGGGCGGCCACGGTGCCCGTGACCTCGGCGTGCCAGCGCGCGCCCAGGTCGTCGGCCTGTTGTGCGGGCACCCGCCCCAGGTGGGACAGCACCAGGTAGCGCGTGCATGCGGCCTCGGTCATGTGGCGCAGCAGTTCGTCGGTGTCGCCCTTCTTTTCCCCTTTTTTCTGCAGGGTGCGCAGCGCCCAGGCCGTGGTGCCGCCCAGCAGCGCGCCCAGGGCGGTGCCCACGCCCAGCGTCATGCCGCCCGTGCCCACGTCGATCAGGGCGCCCACCTTGGCGCCGGCCGCGGCCCCCGCGGCTGCGCCGGCGGACGTGCCCATGGCCAGGGCCGTGCCGTCGCCGGTGCGTGTCTGCGGCGGCGGCGTGGGCGATGCGGGCGGCGGCAGCTGCATGGGGGAGGGCAGGGCGGCCGCGCCGTGGCCGTGCAGGTCGCTCAGCGTGGCGTCCAGCTCTTGCAGCAGGGTGGCGTAGCGGGCGGCGCCCTGCCCGGCGCCCACCAGGGCGGCGCAGGCATGCAGGTGTCCGGCCAGCGCCTGCAGCGATTGGGTGAAAAGCGCTTCGTTGCGCGCCTGCCAGGCTTGGCCCAGCCGCGCCAGCGCGTGCCGCTGCGCGGGAAGCAGCGCGGCCAGGCGCTCGAACAGCACGCCGTCCTGGACCCAGCTGGGGCCGAATTCGGTGCTGCCCAGCGCCAGCACGGGGGCCTGGCGCCAGGCGGGCGGGGCTTGGGGGACTGGCCCGTCGCCCCAGGCGACGACGGCATCGGCGGGTGTTGCGGCGGCCGCGCCCTCGGGCTGGACGAGGCGCAGCCGGTCGCCCTGCGCGCTGGCCACGGCGCCATGGTCGGCGTGCAGGGCCAGCAGGGTGCGCAGTGCCTGCTCCTGCGCGGGCGCGGCGCACAGCAGTCCCAGCACCAGGTCGCCCGGCAGGGCCTGGCGCAGCGTGTCGAAGCCGCTGCCCTGCACGTCGAGCGTGCATTGCCGCGCCAGCCGCGCCTGGCGCCAGCCGGCCCAGGCGGCCAACAGCAGGCGCGGCACCACCACTACGAGCGCCAGCAGCCCCACGTACATCCACACCCAGCGGCTGCCGGCGGCGCCTTCGCCGGCGAAGTTCTGCGTGGCGGCGATGTCGGCCAGCGAGAACGGCGCCAGCCCGAACAGCAGGGTGAGCGGCGCGAACAGCAGGCTGACGATGGCGTGCACCTGGCCCGCGTCCAGGAAAGTGCTCTCCCAGCCGAATCGGTAGCTCACCACCAGCCCGCGCAGCAGCAGCGACAGCGCGATGCCTGCGGCCCAGGCGGCGGCGCACAGGTGCAGCACGCAGGCGGCCTGCTGCGCGAAGCGCTCCAGCGTGAGGGCCGACCAGCGCGCGTAGAAGCCGGCCGCGATCCGGGCCGCCAGGCCCCGGCGCGCGGCGCGCCCACCGGGCAGCTGGCGCCGCAGCACCCAGTGCTGCAGGGGGGCGAGCAGGCCGCGCTCCTTGCCCGGCCTGCGCCATGCGCGCCACAGCAGCAGGACGTAGATGGCGATGTTCCAGCCCAGCACGGCCAGCAGCGGGGGCGAGAGCAGGTCCACGCGGTGCGCATTGGCGATGCGGTCCAGCGCCAGTCCCAGCAGCAGCGCCGCCAGCGGCAGGCCGCGGGCCAGCCAGCGCGTGAATGCGCCGGGCTGCTGCAGCGCGGCCACGGTGGCGTCGCGGCCGGCGGCGCGAGCGACGATTGCGGCGGCGCGGTCGAGCACTACGTCGGCCACGCCCACGCGCTGCACGCCGCGGCCGCGCGCGGCCTCCACGGCCTGGCGCGTGGCCTCGTCCCACTCGGTCTGGCTGACCAGGGTGCGTTCGCCGTCCGCGTGCTCGATGGCCTGCGCCAGCGTCACGCTGCGCAGCTGCTGCCAGCTCACGTGCATGCCTGTCCTTTCTTCAGATCACGTTTTGCGCTGCCGCCATGCCATGCAGCACGGCGCCCTCCAGCGTGGCCGGGTAGGGCCCGGCCACGTAGTCGCCACAGGCCTGCAGGCCCGGCGCGATGGCGCGGGGCGGGCGCGCGAGGGCGGGGGTGCAGGCGAAGGTGGCGCGCTTCTCCACCACAGTTTGCACCACGCGCAGGTCGGGCAGGCGCAGATCCTCGGTGGCCTGGGCCAGCACCTCGCGCTCCAGCCGGGCGCGCTCGCCCTCGAAGGCGCTGACCACGAAGGCCAGCAGGCCGGCCGTTCCATCGAGCCGCGCACGGTCGAATACGAACTGCGCGGGCCGCCCACCCCGGTGGTGCAAGGCCAGCATGGGCAGGGGCAGCAGCGCGCCGTGCGCGCCCGACTGCTCGGTATACACGGTGGCGATGGCTCCGAAGCGCAAGGCCTGGGCCGTGGCGGCCCAGGCCTGCAGGCCGGTGTGTTCGGCGGCGGGCGTGGCGGCGCCGGCCACCAGGCGCGCGGCCTCGGCGCTGCCGGTGGAGAGCAGCACGGCGTGGAACGGCTCGTCGTCCACGCGCCAGCCGGCGCCGTCCCGCGCCAGGGATTGCACGCGCCGGCCCAGGTGCACCGCGTGGCCGCGTGCGCGCAGCCACTGGGCCGCGGGTTCGGGAAACAGGGCGCCCAGGTCGGTGCGCGGCAGCAGCAGGTGGGAGCCGCCGCGCCCGCTGAACAGACTGTCGTGTAGCACGCGCAGGAAGGTCTGGCCGCAAGCCTGGCGCGCGGGCGTGTTCAGCGCGGAAACGCACAGCGGCTCGATGAACCCATCCAGCAGCCGGGGGGGCAGGCCTGCGCACAGCTCGGCCACGCTGGCGCCCGGCGCGCAGCGAAAGCCCGCCAGGCGCCAGCGCGCCGCGCGCGCGAGCAGCGCCAGCCGTTCGCAGGCGCTCCAGCCGCGCGCGCGGGCGATGCCCATGAGCGCATCCCAGGGCGGCGGCGCATCCGGCAGGCGCAGGCCCGTGCCGTCGGGAAAGACCAGCGTCAGCGGCAGGCGCAGCAGCGCCTCCTCGGGCCGCACGCCCACGGTGCGCATCAGGCCCAGGCACTGGGCATAGGCGCCGACGAGGATGTGCTGGCCGTTGTCCAGCACCACGGGCCGGCCGTCCGACAGCGTCGCCGCCACGGCGCGTGCCCGCCCGCCCGGCGTGCGGCTGGCCTCAAACACCGTCACGCCGTGGCCGGCCTGCGCGGCGCGCACGGCGGCGGCCATGCCGCCCCAGCCCGCGCCGATGACGGCGACCTTCATGGCCTGCCCTGCGGCGGCGGTCTTGGATGCGGGAGGTGATGGCAGGCGCATGAGGGGGAGTGCATGTGGTGCCGCATGGCACCGGCGAGGGATCTTGGGGCGCACTGCCCGTCCCGGGCAATATCCCTGTTTTTGGTGTGGATATAATTAAACAATCGTAACAAAAAGATATCGGTATTCTTATGTGGAACAACTTGCGGATCACGCAGCGGTTCACGGTCGTGCTGTGCATGTTCTGGCTGCTGGGGGCCTCGGTGATCGGGGTGGGCCTCTGGGGTCTGTCGTCGGCGCGCGACAACCTGAAGACCCTGCATGACGAGGCCATGCACCGGGCATTGCTGGCCGACCAGGTAGCCGATCTGGCGGTGCAAAGCCGCATGCAGGTGCTGCTGGCCTTCCAGCATGCGCCGGGCAGCGAGCTGGCCAGCATTCACGACCATCCCGTCGCGTTCCACCTGGACGCCGTCTTGGCCAACATGGCCAAGGTCGATGCCCTGCAAAGGGACATGGAGGGCGCGATGGAGCCCAAGGAGCGCGCGTTGTTCGAAGCGGCGCAGGCCGCCAGGGCGGCGTGGGCGGCGAAGCTGCGGCAGGCGGCGGAGCTCATCGGCAAGGGCGATTTCAGCCCCGCGAGCATGGCCGCCTTCCTGGCCGCGGGCCGCGCGGAGGGCGAGGCGATGGTCAAGGCGCTGCAGGCTTTCCGCGACCATCAGGTCGAGCGCGCCCATGGCGCCTACCGGGCCGCGCAGCAGCGCTACGAAATCGGGCTGTTGGTTTTCGTGTTGGCCATCCTGCTGCTGGGGGTGCCGGCCTCCGCGCTGGGCCTGCTGCTGCTGGCGCGTTTGAGCCGGGGCTTTCACGGCGCCAATGCCGCCGCCGCGGCCATCGCCGCTGGCGACCTCACGCACCGCGTCGAGCACCAGGGTACGGACGAGATCGCGGCCATGCTGGCCCAGATGGAAACCATGCGCGGCAACCTGGGCCGGATGATCGGCCAGGTCAGCGATGGCGCGGAGATGATCGCCGGCGCGTCTTCCCAGGTGGCGGTGGGCACGCAGGATCTGTCCTCGCGCACCGAGCAGCAGGCCAGCGCCCTGCAGGAGACGGCGTCGGCCACCGAGCAGCTGTCGGGCACCGTGCAGCAGAACGCCGACAGCGCGGCCCAGGCCAGCCAGCTCGCGGCCTCGGCCACCGGCGTCGCACAGCGTGGCGGCGCCGTGGTGTCGCAGGTGGTCGAAACCATGGAGGCCATCAACATGTCCTCGCGCAAGATCGTGGACATCATCGGCGTGATCGACGGCATCGCCTTCCAGACCAACATCCTGGCGCTCAACGCCGCCGTGGAGGCCGCCCGCGCGGGCGAGCAAGGCCGGGGCTTCGCCGTCGTGGCCGGCGAGGTGCGCAGCCTCGCGCAGCGCAGCGCGGAGGCGGCCAGGGAAGTCAAGCGGCTCATCACCGACTCGGTCGCCAAGGTCGATGTCGGCAGCGGGCAGGTGGCGCAGGCGGGCGCGACCATGCAGGAAATCGTGACCGGCATCCAGCGCGTGGCCGACATCGTGGACGAGATCGCCCACGCCAGCCGCGAGCAATCCGCGGGCCTGTCCCAGATCAACCATGCCGTGGCGCACCTCGATGGCGTGACGCAGCAGAATGCGGCGCTCGTCGAGCAGACCTCGGCCGCCTCCGGCGCGCTGCAGGAGCAGGCGCGCCAGCTCGCCAGCCTGGCGGCCACGTTCAGGCTGGAGCAGAGGGCCGCGCGGCCCGTGGCCATCGCCGCCGGCGCGCCGGCCGGCCAGCAGGCACTGGCGGCGGCCTGACGGAGTCAACTTCTTCCGCGGCGCCCGCGTACTACATGCGCCCGAGCGCCTGCATCTTCCACGCCAGCCAGAACTTGCGCAGCGGCGTGAGGCTGGTGCGCTGGTGCAGTACCTGGAAGCCGTCGGCCTCGATCTCGCGCAGCAGCGTGCGATAGATGCTCGCCATCATCAGGCCGGGCTTCTGCGCGCGGCGGTCGGCGTCGGGCAGCAGGGCCAGGGCCTCGTCGTAGAGCCTATGGGCGCGCTCGGCCTGGAAGCGCATGAGCGCGGTGAAGCGGTCCGAATACTCGCGCCGGGTGATCTCGTGCGCCTTGACGTCGAATTGCTGCAGCTCGGAGATGGGCAGGTAGATACGCCCGCGCATGGCATCCTCGCCCACGTCGCGGATGATGTTGGTGAGCTGGAACGCCAGCCCCAGTTTGTGGGCGTATGCGGTGGTGCGCGCGTCGGTCTGCCCGAAGATGTGCGCCGCCACCTCGCCCACCACGCCGGCCACCAGGTGGCAGTAGCGCGCCAGGCCCGCGAAGTCGAGGTAGCGCGTCTGCTCCAGGTCCATCTGGCAGCCCTCGATCACGGCCTGCAACTGGCCCTGCTCAATGCCATAGGCGGGCACGTGCGGCATCAGCGCCTGCATCACCGGGTGGCTGGGCCGGCCGGCGAAGGCCTGCGCCACCTCGCCTTGCCACCAGGCGAGCTTGGCCTGGGCAACGCTCGCGTCGGAGACGTCGTCCACCACGTCGTCCACTTCACGGCAGAAGGCGTAGAAGGCCGTGATGGCCGCGCGGCGCTGG
This region of Alicycliphilus denitrificans K601 genomic DNA includes:
- a CDS encoding DUF2069 domain-containing protein, translated to MHSEIVPLPPPVTTDVAATRWLAVGSLLGLIVLSLAWELWLAPLRPGGSWLALKALPLAVPLAGLLKRRMYTYRWVSLLVWLYFTEGVVRAWSDPAPGNWLAGAEIALCLLLFTACALHVRLRQRAVRTHTSTPPTPAADPT
- a CDS encoding dihydrofolate reductase translates to MNVHLIYARAANGVIGKDGAMPWHLPEDLAHFKRLTQGHPVIMGRKTWDSLPARFRPLPGRANIVVTRQADWNEIGAQRASSLREALSVAEQTGSEAWIIGGAQIYAQALPLATRIEVTEIGRDFDGDAHAPQLGPEWQEVARSRHVGSGGLPFSFVTYERRPG
- a CDS encoding thymidylate synthase — encoded protein: MTHRPIRHQYEDLMRHVFEHGVAKGDRTGTGTRSVFGHQMRFDLREGFPLVTTKKVHLKSIILELLWFLQGSGNARWLQERGVTIWDEWADPTSGDLGPVYGVQWRSWPTPGGGHIDQISQVVEQLRTNPDSRRIIVSAWNVAELDKMALMPCHAFFQFYVAEGRLSCQLYQRSADIFLGVPFNIASYALLTHMLAQQCDLEVGDFIWTGGDCHIYSNHFEQVRTQLAREPRPYPTLRIKRRPPSIFDYGYEDFEVEGYDPHPPIKAPVAV
- a CDS encoding DUF2868 domain-containing protein; protein product: MHVSWQQLRSVTLAQAIEHADGERTLVSQTEWDEATRQAVEAARGRGVQRVGVADVVLDRAAAIVARAAGRDATVAALQQPGAFTRWLARGLPLAALLLGLALDRIANAHRVDLLSPPLLAVLGWNIAIYVLLLWRAWRRPGKERGLLAPLQHWVLRRQLPGGRAARRGLAARIAAGFYARWSALTLERFAQQAACVLHLCAAAWAAGIALSLLLRGLVVSYRFGWESTFLDAGQVHAIVSLLFAPLTLLFGLAPFSLADIAATQNFAGEGAAGSRWVWMYVGLLALVVVVPRLLLAAWAGWRQARLARQCTLDVQGSGFDTLRQALPGDLVLGLLCAAPAQEQALRTLLALHADHGAVASAQGDRLRLVQPEGAAAATPADAVVAWGDGPVPQAPPAWRQAPVLALGSTEFGPSWVQDGVLFERLAALLPAQRHALARLGQAWQARNEALFTQSLQALAGHLHACAALVGAGQGAARYATLLQELDATLSDLHGHGAAALPSPMQLPPPASPTPPPQTRTGDGTALAMGTSAGAAAGAAAGAKVGALIDVGTGGMTLGVGTALGALLGGTTAWALRTLQKKGEKKGDTDELLRHMTEAACTRYLVLSHLGRVPAQQADDLGARWHAEVTGTVAAHWPQLTAALQAPAPPVDPLQPLLQAMLRGILQRSVARAA
- a CDS encoding YihY family inner membrane protein encodes the protein MSLSPPLAQRIEAWIAQLSHFPWRTTAHMLRERFREDRLGLTASSLTFTTLLALVPFFTVALAVFSAFPIFGQMQQVLQRWLVDSLVPDSISRPVLGYLTQFSAKASGLGMAGFSVLMVTALALILTIDRTLNTIWRVRRLRPLGQRVLIYWAAITLGPLVLAASLALTTSMASAASRGLGATLPGGTRLLLDSIEFLVLAAGVAAMYRYVPNTQVHWRYAWAGGLFVSVGMELAKKGLALYLASVPTYSVLYGTFATLPILLLWIYVAWVIVLLGAVVAAYLPSLLAGVARPAGGQGWTFLLAVEVLQQLHGARGQSAHGLTAAQLAQMLRVDVLQLEPVLDALMGLGWVVQVNETAAGAPGSADARHLLLADPATTAMEPLVQRLLLERTGPLERFWANTGLEVLKLADVLERPR
- the hpnE gene encoding hydroxysqualene dehydroxylase HpnE; the encoded protein is MKVAVIGAGWGGMAAAVRAAQAGHGVTVFEASRTPGGRARAVAATLSDGRPVVLDNGQHILVGAYAQCLGLMRTVGVRPEEALLRLPLTLVFPDGTGLRLPDAPPPWDALMGIARARGWSACERLALLARAARWRLAGFRCAPGASVAELCAGLPPRLLDGFIEPLCVSALNTPARQACGQTFLRVLHDSLFSGRGGSHLLLPRTDLGALFPEPAAQWLRARGHAVHLGRRVQSLARDGAGWRVDDEPFHAVLLSTGSAEAARLVAGAATPAAEHTGLQAWAATAQALRFGAIATVYTEQSGAHGALLPLPMLALHHRGGRPAQFVFDRARLDGTAGLLAFVVSAFEGERARLEREVLAQATEDLRLPDLRVVQTVVEKRATFACTPALARPPRAIAPGLQACGDYVAGPYPATLEGAVLHGMAAAQNVI
- a CDS encoding FAD-binding oxidoreductase, with the translated sequence MTTALLDSLRQIVGAAHVLTDGDLTAYEQDWRKRVKGKALAVVRPASTAEVAAVVKACAAAGSPMVPQGGNTGLSVGSTPDGSGTQVVLSLTRMNQVRAIDRDNLTMTVEAGCILQSLQETADKEGLLFPLSLAAEGSCTIGGNLGTNAGGTQVVRYGNTRELCLGLEVVTPQGEVWDGLSGLRKDNTGYDLRDLFIGSEGTLGVITAATMKLFPQPAARLTAWAAVPSMQAAVRLLGLAHQHLGAGLTGFEVMGRFALSLVIKHMPQLRVPFAGLDGAPPYYVLLENSDSESEEHARERFEALLEFAFEDGCVLDAVVAESLSQAHELWHIRESIPLAQAEEGLNIKHDISIAASRIPAFVEHTDALLQREIPGVRLVNFGHLGDGNLHYNVQAPEGGDAREFLRTQEDRVNQLVYDAVALFHGSFSAEHGVGVLKADKLAHYKSPVALSMMRAIKQALDPQGLMNPGCILQK
- a CDS encoding methyl-accepting chemotaxis protein; translation: MWNNLRITQRFTVVLCMFWLLGASVIGVGLWGLSSARDNLKTLHDEAMHRALLADQVADLAVQSRMQVLLAFQHAPGSELASIHDHPVAFHLDAVLANMAKVDALQRDMEGAMEPKERALFEAAQAARAAWAAKLRQAAELIGKGDFSPASMAAFLAAGRAEGEAMVKALQAFRDHQVERAHGAYRAAQQRYEIGLLVFVLAILLLGVPASALGLLLLARLSRGFHGANAAAAAIAAGDLTHRVEHQGTDEIAAMLAQMETMRGNLGRMIGQVSDGAEMIAGASSQVAVGTQDLSSRTEQQASALQETASATEQLSGTVQQNADSAAQASQLAASATGVAQRGGAVVSQVVETMEAINMSSRKIVDIIGVIDGIAFQTNILALNAAVEAARAGEQGRGFAVVAGEVRSLAQRSAEAAREVKRLITDSVAKVDVGSGQVAQAGATMQEIVTGIQRVADIVDEIAHASREQSAGLSQINHAVAHLDGVTQQNAALVEQTSAASGALQEQARQLASLAATFRLEQRAARPVAIAAGAPAGQQALAAA